One window of Bufo bufo chromosome 1 unlocalized genomic scaffold, aBufBuf1.1 SUPER_1_unloc_5, whole genome shotgun sequence genomic DNA carries:
- the LOC120982717 gene encoding histone H2B type 2-F: MPDPAKSAPAPKKGSKKAVTKVQKKDGKKRRKSRKESYAIYVYKVLKQVHPDTGISSKAMGIMNSFVNDIFERIAGEASRLAHYNKRSTITSREIQTAVRLLLPGELAKHAVSEGTKAVTKYTSAK, from the coding sequence ATGCCCGATCCAGCCAAGTCCGCCCCAGCGCCCAAGAAGGGCTCCAAGAAAGCCGTCACCAAGGTCCAGAAGAAGGACGGCAAGAAGCGGAGGAAGAGCAGGAAGGAGAGCTATGCCATCTACGTCTACAAGGTGCTGAAGCAGGTCCACCCCGACACCGGCATCTCCTCCAAGGCCATGGGCATCATGAACTCCTTCGTCAACGACATCTTCGAGCGCATCGCAGGGGAAGCCTCCCGCCTGGCTCACTACAACAAGCGCTCCACCATCACCTCCCGGGAGATCCAGACCGCCGTGCGCCTGCTGCTGCCCGGAGAGCTGGCCAAGCACGCCGTCTCCGAGGGCACCAAGGCCGTCACCAAGTACACCAGCGccaagtga
- the LOC120982716 gene encoding histone H2A type 1-like has product MSGRGKQGGKVRAKAKTRSSRAGLQFPVGRVHRLLRKGNYAQRVGAGAPVYLAAVLEYLTAEILELAGNAARDNKKTRIIPRHLQLAVRNDEELNKLLGGVTIAQGGVLPNIQAVLLPKKTESTKSAKSK; this is encoded by the coding sequence ATGTCTGGACGCGGCAAACAAGGAGGCAAAGTCCGGGCTAAGGCCAAGACCCGCTCCTCCCGGGCAGGGCTCCAGTTCCCGGTCGGCCGAGTGCACAGGCTCCTCCGCAAGGGCAACTACGCCCAGAGGGTGGGCGCCGGCGCTCCCGTCTACTTGGCCGCTGTGCTCGAGTATCTCACCGCCGAGATCCTGGAGCTGGCCGGCAATGCCGCCCGCGACAACAAGAAGACCCGCATCATCCCCCGCCACCTGCAGCTGGCCGTGCGCAACGACGAGGAGCTCAACAAGCTGCTGGGCGGCGTCACCATCGCCCAGGGAGGCGTCCTGCCCAACATCCAGGCCGTGCTGCTGCCCAAGAAGACCGAGAGCACCAAGTCGGCCAAGAGCAAGTGA
- the LOC120982715 gene encoding histone H1A-like, producing MAETAPAAAAPPPPAEAAAKSKKQPRKSAAAAGGAKKSKKPSGPSVSELLVTAVSASKERSGVSLAALKKALAAGGCDVEKNNSRIKVAIRALVTKGTLTQVKGSGASGSFKLNKKQQESKDKAAAKKKKPAAAKKPAATAAKKPAKSPKKPKKAPAKSPKKAKKPAAAKKAAKSPKKPKAAPKPKKLAKSPAKKAAKPKAAKSPAKKVAKPKKSAAKK from the coding sequence ATGGCAGAGACCGCGCCAGCAGCcgccgctcctcctcctcccgccgAAGCGGCCGCCAAGTCCAAGAAGCAGCCGAGGAAATCCGCCGCGGCAGCAGGGGGCGCCAAGAAAAGCAAGAAGCCGTCCGGTCCCAGCGTGTCCGAGCTCCTGGTCACAGCCGTGTCCGCCTCCAAGGAGCGCAGCGGGGTGTCTCTGGCCGCCCTGAAGAAGGCTCTGGCTGCCGGAGGATGCGATGTAGAGAAGAACAATAGCCGCATCAAGGTGGCCATCAGGGCTCTGGTCACCAAGGGGACCCTCACCCAGGTGAAGGGCAGCGGCGCCTCCGGCTCCTTCAAGCTCAACAAGAAGCAGCAGGAGAGCAAGGACAAGGCGGCGGCCAAGAAGAAGAAGCCGGCGGCGGCCAAGAAACCTGCAGCTACTGCGGCCAAGAAACCCGCTAAATCCCCGAAGAAGCCCAAGAAGGCTCCGGCCAAGAGCCCGAAAAAGGCTAAGAAACCAGCCGCGGCCAAGAAAGCAGCCAAGAGCCCCAAGAAGCCGAAGGCTGCCCCCAAGCCCAAGAAGCTGGCCAAGAGTCCGGCTAAGAAGGCGGCCAAACCCAAGGCTGCCAAGAGTCCGGCTAAGAAAGTGGCGAAACCCAAGAAGAGCGCGGCCAAGAAGTAA